The Halopseudomonas sabulinigri genome window below encodes:
- a CDS encoding LexA family protein, with translation MDTVTILGTLCSSDIELPFFSSKVSAGFPSPAQDHMEQTLSLDELLDIDAPHTYLVRADGESMTGAGILDGDVLVVSRALTGRHGDVVIAAINGETFVKRLVVRGEEVVLQSEHPNYPPRYILEGDDFMIWGVVTDSIRRHRCHG, from the coding sequence ATGGACACGGTGACGATTTTGGGCACGCTGTGCAGCTCCGACATTGAGCTGCCCTTTTTTTCCTCTAAGGTTTCCGCTGGTTTCCCGTCGCCGGCCCAGGATCACATGGAGCAGACGCTTTCGCTGGATGAGCTGCTTGATATCGACGCGCCTCACACGTACCTCGTGCGCGCAGATGGCGAAAGCATGACGGGAGCGGGAATTCTGGACGGGGATGTACTGGTGGTCAGCCGTGCATTGACAGGCAGGCATGGTGATGTGGTTATCGCTGCGATCAATGGAGAAACCTTCGTGAAGCGGTTGGTTGTGCGGGGAGAGGAGGTGGTGTTGCAGTCTGAGCATCCCAACTACCCACCTCGATACATACTCGAAGGAGACGATTTCATGATCTGGGGCGTGGTGACAGACAGTATCCGCAGGCACCGATGCCATGGCTGA
- a CDS encoding helix-turn-helix transcriptional regulator, with amino-acid sequence MYFTVKQISQRYSVSPATIWRWVSTGAFPKPHKLGPATTRWHIADLEDFEPKRRTE; translated from the coding sequence ATGTACTTCACCGTAAAGCAGATTTCCCAAAGATATAGCGTTTCCCCAGCCACTATATGGCGCTGGGTGAGCACCGGGGCTTTTCCGAAACCGCATAAATTAGGTCCGGCTACGACTCGGTGGCATATCGCTGATCTGGAAGATTTCGAGCCAAAAAGACGCACCGAATGA
- a CDS encoding DNA methyltransferase, giving the protein MTTALERTAKLQIFIDWVKEHIKGDEKGEAQVFLDRFFQAFGWLGLKEAGADCEERVKNTTGGTSFADLVWKPVVVIEMKKRGTDLSKHYSQAFTYWTRLVPNRPRYAVLCNFDEFWIYDFETQLDTPVDTIKLSVLPEKYGPLNFMFPGDVVPVFGNHQETVTRQAADKLAACFNSMIARGVDKPLAQRFTLQMLMALFSEDIGLLEKYLVTRVLEECKSPQDAHDLLGGLFQAMNAKGGVNGGRFKGVPYFNGGLFAEPAYVELAHDELVLLKEAAQFDWSKVRPEIFGTIFEHSLGKEQRHASGAHFTSAVDIMKVIGPTIVTPWTELIDSTTTLSGLQKILARIEHFTVLDPACGSGNFLYVAYRELKRLEARIYERMAAEFKSVDPQQRPFGFLSTRNFYGMDINPFAVDIAKVTMMLAQKLSIDELHINEAALPLDNLDNNFRAGDALINPDGSRALWFKTDVIVGNPPFLGAKLLKPVYGAEYINMVRRAYPEVPGMADFCIYWFRRAHDELQECTTNNTVAGRAGLVGTQNIRNNASRAGGLDHITASGTIIDAVENQPWSGEANVHVSIANWVKTQEKSILPKDRRLWFVIKPSAAKKRRLRGTGSAAKLYELDMRDVAHISSSLSDQVDVTSAEQLSINKGFCYTGQYPRYNDGFVLLLAEGVAMKSAAVKNSDIIHLFAGGDELLENGKPERYVIDFQTRSILEAQAYTQPYNYVRAKVLPYVQELADKERERTKKDRGQDQGWLNTWWRHFRDRPELVRKIGSIPRYLACSRVTKRPIFMFLSSKIRPSDALSCFPLDDDYSFGILQSQAHYTWFHAKCSNMKSDPRYTSNSIFGTFPWPQTPSSKQIYEVAAAARVLQEVRSNSAKEGIGLRALYRTLDLAGKNPLKEAHAWLDIVVLKAYGFSNKKDLRQQLLDLNFQVANNIAEGLPVTCPGIPASYPSPNELVSADCFL; this is encoded by the coding sequence ATGACCACCGCATTAGAAAGGACAGCTAAGCTCCAAATATTCATAGATTGGGTCAAAGAACACATTAAGGGCGACGAGAAAGGGGAGGCACAGGTATTCCTCGACCGTTTTTTCCAAGCTTTTGGCTGGTTGGGTTTGAAAGAGGCTGGTGCCGACTGCGAGGAGCGGGTCAAGAATACAACTGGTGGCACATCCTTTGCCGATTTGGTCTGGAAGCCCGTTGTGGTCATCGAGATGAAGAAGCGAGGCACCGATCTTAGCAAGCATTACAGTCAGGCATTCACATACTGGACCCGTTTAGTGCCCAACCGGCCACGTTATGCCGTCTTATGCAACTTTGACGAGTTCTGGATTTATGACTTCGAGACTCAACTCGACACGCCAGTTGACACGATAAAACTATCAGTGTTGCCTGAAAAATATGGCCCTCTGAACTTCATGTTTCCTGGAGACGTTGTGCCGGTTTTCGGTAACCACCAGGAAACTGTCACGCGCCAGGCTGCAGACAAGTTGGCAGCATGCTTCAACTCGATGATAGCCCGAGGCGTTGATAAGCCACTAGCCCAGCGTTTTACATTACAAATGCTCATGGCGTTGTTCTCCGAAGACATCGGCCTGCTGGAAAAATACCTGGTTACACGAGTTCTTGAAGAATGTAAGAGTCCACAAGATGCTCACGACTTGCTAGGCGGACTATTCCAAGCCATGAATGCTAAGGGCGGAGTTAACGGTGGCCGCTTCAAAGGCGTACCTTATTTTAACGGAGGCTTATTTGCAGAACCAGCCTACGTTGAGCTCGCCCATGATGAACTGGTACTTCTTAAAGAAGCTGCTCAGTTCGACTGGTCTAAAGTCCGTCCCGAAATATTTGGGACCATTTTTGAACACTCTTTGGGTAAAGAACAAAGACATGCCTCAGGCGCGCACTTCACAAGCGCAGTGGACATCATGAAAGTTATCGGCCCAACCATTGTCACTCCCTGGACTGAACTTATCGACTCGACCACTACTCTCAGTGGTCTACAAAAGATCTTAGCGCGTATTGAACACTTCACGGTCTTGGATCCGGCGTGTGGTAGTGGGAATTTCCTGTACGTCGCTTACAGAGAGCTCAAGAGACTAGAGGCTCGCATTTACGAGCGTATGGCAGCGGAGTTTAAAAGCGTTGATCCTCAGCAGCGCCCGTTTGGGTTCCTGTCGACCCGGAACTTTTACGGAATGGACATTAACCCCTTCGCGGTAGATATTGCAAAAGTAACAATGATGCTCGCGCAAAAGTTGAGTATTGATGAGCTTCACATCAACGAAGCTGCACTACCGTTAGATAACTTAGATAATAATTTTCGAGCGGGAGATGCCCTTATTAATCCAGACGGCTCGCGAGCGCTTTGGTTTAAGACAGATGTAATCGTAGGTAATCCCCCGTTCTTGGGGGCTAAGCTCTTAAAGCCAGTATATGGTGCGGAATACATCAACATGGTCCGACGCGCCTATCCCGAAGTCCCGGGTATGGCAGACTTCTGCATATATTGGTTCCGGCGGGCTCATGATGAGCTGCAGGAGTGCACAACAAATAATACCGTTGCTGGTCGCGCAGGCCTTGTAGGCACACAGAACATTCGAAACAACGCATCACGTGCTGGTGGTCTTGATCACATTACTGCATCAGGAACTATCATTGATGCGGTCGAAAACCAGCCTTGGTCAGGAGAGGCCAATGTACACGTGTCGATTGCTAACTGGGTAAAAACTCAGGAGAAATCAATCCTCCCAAAGGATCGGCGTCTCTGGTTTGTGATTAAGCCATCCGCTGCAAAAAAGCGCAGACTTCGTGGAACGGGATCTGCAGCCAAGCTGTACGAGCTTGATATGCGAGACGTAGCTCACATCAGCTCGTCGCTATCGGATCAAGTAGACGTGACAAGCGCAGAACAGCTCTCAATCAACAAAGGATTTTGCTACACCGGGCAATACCCTAGATACAACGATGGTTTTGTTCTTCTGCTCGCCGAAGGTGTGGCGATGAAGTCCGCTGCAGTTAAAAACTCGGACATTATCCACCTGTTCGCAGGAGGAGATGAGTTGCTTGAGAATGGGAAACCGGAGCGATACGTAATCGACTTCCAGACCCGGTCCATTCTTGAAGCGCAGGCGTATACGCAGCCTTACAATTATGTGAGGGCAAAGGTGCTCCCTTATGTTCAGGAACTAGCAGACAAAGAAAGAGAAAGAACGAAAAAAGATAGGGGGCAAGACCAGGGATGGTTGAACACATGGTGGCGGCACTTTCGGGACCGCCCTGAACTTGTGCGAAAAATAGGAAGCATACCTCGATATTTAGCATGCTCTCGAGTGACCAAACGGCCGATATTTATGTTCTTATCATCAAAGATTAGGCCAAGCGATGCCTTGTCATGTTTTCCTTTAGATGATGATTATAGTTTCGGAATATTACAGTCGCAAGCCCACTATACGTGGTTCCATGCGAAATGCTCGAATATGAAATCAGATCCGCGCTACACCTCGAATTCTATATTTGGCACATTCCCTTGGCCTCAGACGCCAAGTAGTAAGCAAATTTATGAGGTCGCTGCCGCGGCGCGGGTCCTGCAAGAAGTCCGATCCAATTCTGCAAAAGAGGGCATAGGTTTAAGAGCTCTCTACCGCACCTTAGACCTTGCCGGTAAAAACCCTCTGAAAGAGGCACATGCTTGGTTGGACATCGTAGTGCTCAAGGCTTACGGCTTCTCTAACAAAAAAGACCTTCGGCAACAGCTACTTGATTTGAACTTTCAGGTTGCCAATAACATAGCTGAAGGTCTTCCAGTAACTTGCCCAGGTATTCCCGCTAGTTATCCGAGCCCAAACGAGCTGGTGTCAGCTGATTGTTTTCTGTAA
- a CDS encoding acetoacetate decarboxylase (ADC) — MTTLKTFALAASLSIGLATLPAVAETTTQTKTAIAMIAGHEVPLVAGGLYDRFHSNPPLSVIANEDPTLDLSWFQTLEKTRVDIGFESYSPNFYYRNSRVTLVFTADIDRLTELMPAKVLEQVQPLQIWPGRGLIALTAYAYHYCDNDSYNEIALSIVTNKPGSANMGPFSLIGQSMDSDMWGYVLKLPVDTEVARVRGVVGYNLPKWLTRIDYRESADDLTFDVYDSESGKLDFSIQANRLDDLATEPALATTSFTNLDHDGNLAWGHAVSRQLLSASSSDPDDVKLTLGDGSFSAFIRALDPGRMIKYDYVPEFQSALYAPELLSTLLDQ, encoded by the coding sequence GAAACTACAACACAGACAAAAACAGCCATTGCCATGATTGCAGGGCACGAAGTACCCCTCGTCGCGGGCGGGCTGTACGATCGCTTCCACTCCAATCCACCGCTGAGCGTTATCGCTAACGAAGACCCGACACTGGATCTCAGCTGGTTCCAGACGCTCGAGAAAACCCGTGTCGATATCGGCTTTGAGTCTTACTCGCCTAACTTCTACTACCGCAACAGCCGGGTGACCCTGGTGTTCACTGCCGACATCGATCGCCTGACCGAGCTGATGCCAGCTAAGGTATTGGAGCAGGTGCAGCCGCTGCAGATTTGGCCAGGCCGCGGGCTGATTGCGCTCACAGCCTACGCCTATCACTACTGCGACAACGACAGCTACAACGAGATTGCGCTGTCGATCGTCACCAACAAACCGGGCAGTGCCAACATGGGGCCATTCAGCCTGATTGGCCAGTCGATGGACAGCGACATGTGGGGCTATGTGCTCAAGCTGCCGGTGGATACCGAAGTGGCACGCGTGCGCGGCGTCGTTGGTTACAACCTGCCCAAGTGGCTTACCCGGATCGACTACCGCGAATCAGCTGACGATCTGACCTTCGATGTTTACGACAGCGAAAGCGGCAAGCTGGACTTCAGCATCCAGGCGAACCGCCTCGATGACTTAGCTACCGAACCGGCACTGGCGACCACCAGCTTTACCAACCTCGATCACGACGGCAATCTGGCCTGGGGCCACGCCGTGTCACGGCAGTTGCTCTCGGCCTCATCCTCTGACCCAGACGATGTAAAGCTGACGCTGGGCGATGGCAGCTTTTCAGCGTTCATTCGCGCGCTGGATCCGGGCCGCATGATCAAGTACGACTATGTGCCTGAATTCCAGAGCGCACTGTACGCACCGGAACTCTTGAGCACCCTGCTCGACCAGTAA
- a CDS encoding tyrosine-type recombinase/integrase, with amino-acid sequence MPKVAAVLTDRQVKAIKAPGFYPVGGVKGLGLKISSGDSRSWILRATTGELRTATSGKIYTVRRDHGLGGFPDVSLAEARKRAIDLRQQLRDGIDPVAEKKALRAAQVADRAKLRTFEDVAKECHTVRQSEFKNSKHAAQWINTLTTYAFPILGKLPVGAIDTTHLVEVLQPIWLTKHETASRVRQRIASVLDYATAMELRTGPNPADLQGKLRELLPRSKAVRKKAGKRHHARVPVEQMSSFMTDLRTKKSISAKALEFAILTAGRSGEVRGATWEEIDLERRVWRLSPERMKADKGHTVPLSDAAMSLLEALPKYRGQSLVFTNSKNAALSDAAMGKLIKDMHTTAVEAGGKGYLDPDQGRIATPHGTARSSFKDWSLKSTARVMANGNTSSFPDELSELALAHVNSDETRAAYARGGLLEERQELMQAWANYLGQKMAGNVLKMGTS; translated from the coding sequence ATGCCGAAGGTCGCAGCAGTGTTAACTGATAGGCAGGTAAAGGCCATAAAAGCACCTGGATTTTATCCCGTGGGCGGAGTTAAGGGCCTAGGTTTGAAAATCAGCAGCGGTGACTCACGTTCTTGGATTTTAAGGGCAACCACGGGCGAGCTTCGCACTGCAACGTCTGGAAAGATTTATACCGTTCGCCGCGATCACGGGCTCGGGGGTTTTCCGGATGTGAGCCTGGCTGAGGCTCGTAAAAGAGCCATCGATCTCAGGCAGCAGCTACGTGATGGAATCGATCCCGTAGCTGAGAAGAAAGCTTTACGGGCGGCCCAGGTGGCAGATCGAGCTAAATTAAGGACATTCGAAGACGTGGCTAAAGAATGCCACACGGTGCGCCAATCCGAATTTAAAAATAGCAAGCATGCCGCCCAATGGATTAACACCCTGACCACCTATGCCTTTCCTATCCTAGGCAAGCTGCCGGTTGGTGCCATTGATACCACTCACCTGGTAGAAGTGCTGCAACCAATATGGCTGACCAAACACGAGACGGCATCGAGAGTGAGGCAGCGTATTGCCAGCGTTCTGGATTACGCGACGGCAATGGAGCTACGCACAGGACCTAATCCAGCGGACTTGCAGGGCAAGCTAAGAGAGCTGCTGCCCAGGTCAAAAGCCGTGCGGAAGAAAGCAGGTAAACGGCATCACGCCCGCGTTCCAGTGGAACAGATGTCTTCGTTCATGACAGACCTCAGAACAAAAAAGAGCATCAGTGCGAAGGCATTGGAGTTTGCCATTCTTACGGCTGGCCGGTCTGGCGAGGTTCGAGGTGCAACCTGGGAAGAGATCGACCTTGAACGCCGAGTATGGCGGTTAAGCCCGGAACGCATGAAAGCTGACAAAGGTCATACGGTACCGCTGTCGGATGCTGCGATGTCATTGCTCGAGGCTCTCCCAAAATATCGAGGCCAAAGTTTGGTGTTCACTAATAGCAAGAATGCTGCTCTGTCTGATGCCGCGATGGGTAAGTTGATTAAGGACATGCATACAACAGCTGTGGAAGCAGGAGGCAAGGGCTATCTAGATCCCGACCAAGGACGGATTGCTACTCCCCATGGCACAGCAAGGTCCAGCTTTAAAGATTGGAGCCTTAAATCCACTGCCCGTGTGATGGCAAACGGAAATACTTCGAGCTTCCCGGATGAGCTAAGTGAGCTCGCTTTGGCACACGTAAATAGTGACGAGACGCGCGCGGCGTACGCTCGAGGCGGTTTACTAGAGGAGCGTCAGGAGCTGATGCAGGCCTGGGCCAATTATCTCGGCCAAAAAATGGCCGGCAATGTTCTCAAGATGGGAACCAGCTAA
- a CDS encoding SOS response-associated peptidase family protein yields the protein MCGRFTQYQSEVRYLEKLNWQAPLAFEPNDEPIDRYNVAPTTRVQLLHWDEDGLRVSAVPWGYAPHWARAKGKRPPAINARLETAVTSRYWSSVWKHGRCLVPADGWYEWVKDLDDAKRKQPYYIKLKTDEPMYYAAIGHFPRGADEELSDSAGFAIVTSASDQGMVDIHDRMPVVLPPEIAREWLEAGLAPERAEDLARRHAEPVESFEWYEVGKDVGNVKNKGAGLICPTNTSVQ from the coding sequence ATGTGCGGACGCTTCACACAATATCAATCGGAAGTGCGCTACCTAGAGAAGCTGAACTGGCAAGCGCCGCTCGCTTTTGAGCCGAACGACGAGCCCATTGACCGGTACAACGTTGCCCCCACCACCCGGGTTCAGCTTCTGCATTGGGATGAAGATGGCTTGAGAGTGAGCGCAGTACCTTGGGGCTACGCTCCGCACTGGGCCCGTGCCAAAGGCAAACGCCCCCCGGCCATAAATGCGAGACTGGAAACCGCTGTGACCAGCCGATACTGGTCAAGCGTATGGAAGCACGGTCGCTGCCTGGTGCCAGCGGACGGTTGGTACGAGTGGGTAAAAGATCTCGATGATGCGAAACGCAAACAGCCTTACTACATCAAGCTAAAAACCGACGAACCCATGTATTACGCTGCGATCGGACACTTCCCACGCGGCGCCGATGAGGAACTGAGTGACAGCGCCGGCTTTGCCATTGTTACGAGCGCCAGCGACCAAGGCATGGTCGACATTCACGATCGTATGCCTGTCGTGCTACCGCCGGAGATTGCTCGGGAGTGGTTAGAGGCTGGCTTGGCACCTGAACGAGCTGAAGACCTTGCAAGGCGCCACGCAGAACCGGTGGAGTCGTTTGAGTGGTATGAGGTTGGCAAGGACGTAGGGAATGTGAAAAACAAAGGCGCTGGCCTGATCTGCCCGACAAATACGTCTGTTCAGTAA
- a CDS encoding NAD-dependent epimerase/dehydratase family protein, translating to MQTILGASGQIGEELARALHDNFTTDIQLVSRNPKKVNPTDKLFSADLLDAEQTRAAVAGAEIVYLTAGLPMDTERWVVQWPIMMSNVIEACALHGARLVFFDNTYMYPQTSAPHTESTSFKPNGAKGKVRAQIASQLMQAMADGKVEAMICRAPEFYGPGKTQSITNSTIINNVKKGTPARVFLRDDTLRSLIYTPDASRAMALLGNTADAWGQVWHLPCDDNRLTYRQFIALAAEVFGTKGEYKVLKQWQLSLAGLVNKTARGAAELLPRYRVDNIFESSKFKARFPDFRVTSYREGLETIHDESGRQG from the coding sequence ATGCAGACGATCCTTGGTGCCAGCGGTCAGATTGGCGAAGAACTGGCCCGAGCACTGCACGATAACTTCACCACCGACATCCAACTGGTCAGCCGTAATCCGAAAAAGGTAAATCCGACTGACAAGTTGTTCAGCGCCGACTTGCTGGATGCGGAGCAGACCAGGGCGGCAGTGGCTGGCGCCGAGATCGTGTACCTCACAGCTGGCCTGCCGATGGACACCGAGCGCTGGGTAGTCCAGTGGCCGATCATGATGAGCAACGTCATCGAGGCCTGCGCGCTGCATGGCGCTCGCCTGGTGTTCTTTGACAACACCTACATGTATCCGCAAACCAGTGCGCCGCACACCGAAAGCACTTCGTTTAAACCCAACGGAGCCAAAGGCAAGGTACGCGCGCAAATCGCCAGCCAGCTCATGCAGGCCATGGCCGATGGCAAGGTCGAGGCGATGATTTGTCGCGCGCCTGAGTTCTATGGCCCGGGCAAGACCCAGAGCATCACCAACTCGACCATCATCAACAACGTCAAGAAAGGCACTCCCGCGCGCGTCTTCCTGCGCGATGACACCCTGCGCAGCCTGATCTACACGCCGGACGCCAGCCGCGCCATGGCCTTGCTTGGGAACACTGCTGATGCCTGGGGTCAGGTATGGCACTTGCCCTGTGACGACAACCGTCTCACCTACCGCCAGTTCATCGCCCTGGCTGCAGAGGTGTTTGGAACCAAAGGGGAATACAAGGTACTCAAACAGTGGCAGCTGAGCCTGGCAGGCTTGGTCAACAAAACCGCGCGGGGAGCAGCCGAACTGCTGCCGCGTTACCGGGTCGACAACATCTTTGAGTCAAGCAAGTTCAAAGCACGCTTTCCCGACTTTCGTGTGACCAGCTACCGCGAGGGCCTTGAGACGATCCACGATGAGAGTGGCAGGCAGGGCTAG
- a CDS encoding MerR family transcriptional regulator, translating to MKIGELAEQTGLAPSRIRFYERIGLLKTVKRQANGYRSYPPEAVLVLGMITAAQKAGFSLDELRTLLPSDLTQWNHQALTEALRQKIQDIEEIQLRLADSKSRLQEVLVQVEQKPDDMDCATNARRVWSQVSFGDATAKPSGKASH from the coding sequence ATGAAGATTGGCGAACTCGCAGAACAGACCGGCCTGGCGCCGTCGCGCATTCGTTTCTACGAGCGTATCGGCCTGCTGAAAACGGTCAAGCGCCAGGCCAACGGGTACCGAAGTTATCCGCCGGAAGCCGTGCTCGTGCTGGGCATGATCACCGCCGCGCAAAAGGCTGGATTCAGTCTTGACGAGCTGCGCACCCTGCTCCCTTCGGATCTGACCCAATGGAATCATCAGGCACTTACCGAGGCGCTGCGCCAAAAGATTCAGGACATCGAAGAAATCCAGCTACGCCTGGCAGATAGCAAATCACGACTGCAGGAAGTATTAGTACAGGTGGAACAAAAACCGGACGATATGGACTGCGCGACTAACGCGAGACGCGTTTGGTCGCAGGTCAGCTTCGGCGATGCGACAGCCAAGCCTTCCGGCAAAGCTAGCCACTAG
- a CDS encoding endonuclease, protein MKQFFSALFAFLLISSHALAAAPTSFSAAKAIAKRDIFFDQASSVQGDLYCGCRWEWVGRSGGRIDATSCGYETRAQQTRAERIEWEHIVPAWTLGHQRQCWQSGGRRNCIADDPVFRAMEADLFNIYPSVGEVNADRSNFQFGMVRDDSPQYGACPTKVDFKGRAAEPRDQVKGLVARVSFYMHDRYGLNMSRQQQQLLMAWDRQYPVSEWEKSWSNRTATVMGHPNPFVSGERSWALGHTPSREGMVTPIPRASRTTVSASSAAVNGVIIGNRNSKVYHLPHGCPSYDRVSAQNRVPFKSEPEAASAGYRKAGNCR, encoded by the coding sequence ATGAAGCAGTTCTTCTCTGCATTATTTGCTTTTCTCCTGATTTCATCGCACGCGCTGGCCGCAGCTCCAACCAGCTTTTCAGCCGCCAAGGCGATAGCCAAGCGGGATATTTTCTTCGATCAAGCTTCTAGTGTGCAGGGCGATCTTTATTGCGGGTGTCGTTGGGAGTGGGTTGGCAGATCAGGCGGTAGAATTGATGCTACGTCATGCGGCTATGAGACGAGAGCCCAGCAGACACGAGCTGAGCGGATCGAATGGGAGCACATTGTTCCCGCTTGGACCTTAGGTCATCAGCGTCAGTGCTGGCAGAGTGGAGGTCGCAGAAACTGCATCGCGGATGATCCGGTGTTCCGAGCGATGGAAGCTGATTTGTTCAACATCTACCCATCGGTGGGAGAGGTAAACGCCGACCGTAGTAACTTCCAGTTCGGCATGGTCCGCGATGACTCTCCTCAATACGGAGCCTGCCCGACAAAAGTTGACTTTAAGGGGCGTGCTGCAGAACCCAGAGACCAAGTAAAAGGGCTCGTTGCCCGCGTCTCATTCTACATGCATGATCGCTACGGTCTGAACATGTCACGTCAGCAACAGCAACTGCTAATGGCGTGGGACCGTCAGTACCCGGTCTCTGAATGGGAGAAGAGCTGGAGTAACCGCACGGCCACGGTCATGGGCCATCCGAATCCATTCGTCAGCGGTGAGCGCTCTTGGGCGCTTGGCCATACCCCGTCTCGTGAGGGAATGGTAACTCCTATTCCAAGGGCTTCACGTACTACGGTATCCGCATCTTCGGCCGCGGTGAATGGCGTCATCATCGGCAACCGAAACAGCAAGGTTTATCATCTGCCGCACGGATGCCCTAGCTATGATCGAGTGTCTGCGCAAAATCGAGTTCCTTTTAAATCGGAACCCGAAGCCGCTTCGGCGGGGTATCGTAAGGCGGGAAATTGTCGCTAG
- the umuC gene encoding translesion error-prone DNA polymerase V subunit UmuC — protein MAEPVFALIDCNSFYASCERVFRPDLNRVPIVVLSNNDGCVIARSADAKAFVKMGEPYHQIRGTLQRNGVLAFSSNYALYGDISERVMTVIESMVPALEVYSIDEAFADMTGIDDRDRLGRRIRAQVLKLTGIPTCVGIAQTKTLAKLANHAAKRWQKHYGGVMDICDPERRDKVLKALPVNEVWGVGRRMNEHLTVMGIKTAWDLAQADAWTLRKQFSVVVEKTARELRGISCLALEEAAPPKQEICSSRAFGERLYEIEPIREAVATYAARACEKLRAQGSLCKRIRVAIRTGMFNPDEAKFAKGIVCELPYPSDDTRLIIRAALQGLEAIFRLGHAYAKAEVMLLDLRQQGEFTDDLFAELQPAAAEKVMSVLDEINGRWGRGTLRPARVPIAPGWGMKRELKSPSYTTRWGQIWSARCR, from the coding sequence ATGGCTGAACCCGTTTTTGCGCTGATCGACTGCAATAGCTTTTACGCCTCGTGCGAGAGAGTATTTCGCCCCGACCTGAATCGGGTGCCGATTGTGGTCCTTAGCAACAATGATGGTTGTGTGATCGCCAGAAGTGCCGACGCCAAAGCGTTTGTGAAGATGGGCGAACCCTACCATCAGATACGCGGGACGCTTCAACGCAATGGCGTCCTGGCGTTCAGCTCGAATTACGCCCTATACGGTGACATCAGCGAGCGGGTGATGACTGTGATAGAAAGTATGGTGCCCGCCCTGGAGGTGTACTCGATCGATGAAGCTTTCGCGGATATGACCGGGATTGACGATCGCGACAGGCTCGGGCGACGTATCCGTGCACAGGTACTCAAATTAACGGGTATTCCTACCTGTGTGGGAATCGCTCAGACCAAAACATTAGCCAAGCTTGCGAACCACGCCGCAAAGCGTTGGCAAAAGCATTACGGCGGCGTGATGGATATTTGCGACCCCGAGCGCCGAGACAAAGTATTGAAAGCGCTGCCAGTCAATGAAGTGTGGGGTGTGGGCCGACGGATGAACGAACACCTCACCGTCATGGGCATAAAAACCGCATGGGACCTGGCACAAGCTGACGCCTGGACGCTACGCAAGCAGTTCTCGGTTGTAGTTGAGAAAACGGCCCGTGAACTACGCGGTATTTCCTGTCTGGCTTTGGAGGAGGCGGCGCCGCCGAAGCAGGAAATTTGCAGTAGCCGCGCTTTCGGTGAGCGCTTATATGAAATCGAGCCTATCAGGGAAGCAGTTGCGACTTACGCCGCTCGCGCATGCGAAAAGCTAAGAGCTCAGGGCTCGCTGTGTAAACGCATTCGGGTAGCGATCCGGACCGGCATGTTCAACCCTGACGAAGCGAAGTTCGCAAAGGGTATCGTATGTGAGTTGCCGTACCCCTCAGACGATACCCGTTTGATCATCCGCGCTGCGCTGCAGGGATTGGAGGCGATATTCCGCCTTGGTCACGCATACGCAAAGGCAGAGGTCATGCTTCTGGACCTCCGACAGCAGGGTGAGTTTACCGACGATTTATTCGCAGAGCTTCAGCCCGCCGCGGCTGAAAAAGTCATGAGCGTATTGGATGAGATAAATGGCCGGTGGGGTAGGGGTACGCTACGTCCCGCTCGGGTGCCGATTGCGCCTGGCTGGGGAATGAAACGAGAGCTAAAAAGCCCGAGCTATACGACCAGATGGGGTCAGATTTGGAGTGCGCGGTGTAGGTGA